A segment of the Oncorhynchus tshawytscha isolate Ot180627B linkage group LG19, Otsh_v2.0, whole genome shotgun sequence genome:
tgacaatgtagggcaggtatacaaaagatagcactatttggtaaaatacaaagaccatattatggcaagaacagctcaaataagcaaagagaaatgacagtgcatcattactttaagacatgaaggtcagtcaatctggacaatgtcaagaactttgaaagtttcttccatctagcactatgatgaaactggctctcacgaggaccgccacaggaaaggaagacccagagttacctctgctgcagaggacaagttcattagcgttaccagcctcagaaattgctgcccaaataaatgcttcacagactttAAGTAACAGggtcatctcaacatcaactgttcagaggagactgcgtgaatcagaccttcatggtcgaattgctgcaaagaaaccactactaaaggacaccaataataagaagagacttgcttgggccaagaaacatgagcaatggacattagaccggtggaaatctgttgtttggtctgatgagtcccaatttgagatttttggttccatgtctttgtgagacgcagagtaggtgaacggataatctctgcatgtgtggttcccactgtgaagcatggaggaggaggtgtgatggtgctttgctggtgacgctgtcagtggcttatttagaattcaaggcaaacttaaccagcatggcaagcacagaattctgcagcaatacgccatcctatctgctttgcgcttagtgggactatcatttatttttcaacaggacaatgactcaacacacctccaggctcataagggctatttgatcaagaatgagagtgatggatcagatgacctgtcctccacaatcacccgacctcaacccatttgagatggtttgggatgagttgaactgtagattgaaggaaaagcagcctacatgattctatatgtgttatttcatagttttgatctgttcactattattctacaatgtagaaaatagtcaaaataaagaaaaccctggaatgagtaggtgtgtccaaactttagactggtactgcaTACAGTTTCATGTTTCTACAGTTTAATTAGCTGTTCTTGTTGTACAGTAAATTAACCCCAATTACTAATTCCACTATGGTCTTTCCGTTCAGCGACTGACAAAGTGGCCCTGCTTATTGGTAACCTCAACTACTCCCACCACCCGGACCTGATGGCCCCCACTATGGATGTCCATGAGCTGGCCAACCTGCTGCAGCAGCTGGGCTTCAGAGTGGTGTCTCTTCTGGACCTCACCAGGGAGGAGATGCTGGCAGCCATTGACAAGTTCATTCTTCTGCTTGACAGGGGCGTGTATGGTGAGTTTAACACTGTACAGTATTCTGGTGGTAACATTACAAtggaaaatgtattttgaatTGAGTTTTTTTCAGAGACTCTAAAAAGCTAACAATGAGAGTAATACTATTCCCCATCTCAGATAAATaggtgtacatttatttttaaaaagtatATGTTAAGTGGAAATTAGACTTCGTAGTCTGGTTAAGTTCCCTTTGAACTTATTCTACTCTTTTCCGTTGAACTTGTTGAGGTCACAGTTCATAATTCAATGCTGCTGTTTTGAGATCTTATTAGTAGCTTGGTGTGAGTGTGGTTTAGAAGGCAGATAAGAGGTGGAAAGGAGAAGCATGGGTCTGTAGTGTTTGGTGTGAAAAGCCTTGCTAAGTATAGCCGTTTCTAAAGTCCTGTGATACTTCTACTTTACAGAATTATTTAGCGCCTGTAAAGGGTTTTTAGCAACCCAGCAAACTGTCAGCTTATCTCCCTTTTATATTTTGGTCAAATAAATAAACGTTCACACTGTTATTACAGGCACTGAGCCATACACATGACATTTTATTTGGTATGTAAGCATTTTTAAGAATGTATAACTTTCTGCCTCATCTAAtagtccgtgtgtgtgttgttggctgttATAGAAAACGAGGTCAGCTTAATGTGAAACTAAAAAACAATCTAAAAAGTATCAACCTGGCTTTCTATGAGCTTTTAGGACCTGCACAGTTGACCTGTTTCCGCTGGACATAATACCTAGAAAGCAAGCAACATAATGGCTCGTTGATAAAGGATAGGGTCAGTGTTGTGTGATATTCTACACAGTATATCTTTGATAAAATGAAACCGGCTAATACATGGAGCCTTGTTTGACAGATGCATAAAGAGTATGAAACATGTAGCTACTACGTCCTACTTTCATTGCTCTGAAAACCCCTGACCTTTTTTATGTGCAGTTTCACCCTTTCTTCTTCCTTATCTCTACCTCGCTCTGAACGggagtatacactgagtgtacaaaacattaggaacaccttcctaatattgggtTGCACATCCTTTTgcgctcagaacagcctcaatttgtcggggtatggattctacaaggtgtcgaaagcattccacagggatgctggcccgtgttgactccaatgcttcccacagttgtgacaagttggttggctggatgtcctttgggtggtggaccattcttgatacacaacgggaaactgttgagcatgaaaaacccagcaacgttgcagttcttgacagactGTATACCATGCAccttgcacctactaccataccctgctcaaaggcacttaaatatttttttcttgcccattcacaatccatgtctcaagtgaCTCAAagcttcatctacactgattaacaagtgacatcgataagggatcatagcattcacctggtcagcctatgtcatggagcaggtgttcataatgttttgtacactcagtgtactctTCTTGTGCTCTGAATGTACTATTTTACACCTATGAGAGACTTGTCTTTCCTGTGTTCATCTGATGAAGTAAATGTGATCAATGGTAACTAACTCTAAATAGTAATTTTGGTGTATCActgaaatacattaaaaaaatacctGTAACGTTATGCTATCCCCTACAGCCCTGTTCTACTATGCTGGTCATGGGTACGAACGTTCAGGGAGGAACTACCTGGTGGCCATAGACGCTCCACAGCCCTACCGTCCAGAGAACTGTGTCTGTGTACAGAGGGTCATGCGCATGATGCAGGAGAGACGGACtgcattgagtgtggtcttactAGACACCTGCAGAACATGGTAGGCCTCCTGATGGACACCTCATGTTACTGTTTGTGGCGCTACATCTTGTCCAACTTTTGTACAAACAGTATTATGATTGTGGAAGGACTAAAACAGGTGTTAAGTTGTATATTTGTGTTAAGTTGTATATTTGTATTTTAAGGTACAACCAAGATTGCATAGCTTCTGAAATCAGGCCCTTGGTACCCATGGGAAACACAGTGTATGGATATGCCACGTAtgtattttttgtgtgtatgtaacaACTTATTTTATGAGTGTTCATTCATGACCTGACATCTAAATGACCTCCTGTTGCCTTAAAAGATGTGAAGATGCAGAAGCGTATGAGGTGCAGGACGGAGGGAAGAGCACTGGGATCTTCACCAAGTACCTGAACAAGCACATTCTGCAGCCGGAGAAGGTCACTCACGTCCTGGAGCAGGTCTCTGAGGGTCAGTGTTATTGGATGATAGGCTTTGCTCTTATAGTATGACGGTGGCTTTGCTTATAGTACTTCCCTCAGTCAGTGTGACTTTGGAATTTCAGGATGGATGTTTTGACATACTGTTAACACCAATCCATGACTCATATGGGAAACCCCTGCATTTCTTTTGACCAAAAAATACTAGATATTACCCAAGAAAGACTAAATTCCCTGCTAATGACTTTGTCTTCTTAGGTGACTCTGGGTTCTATAGCTCCTCTATATGAGATGCATAATAGTGTCTGTAAACAGGGTCAGTGTGGAAGTTGTTGTTGGATGGAGCACAGACATTTTCACATCCTAAAGgttcaatgcagctgtttttatctcaatctcaAATCATTTCTAGTTAACAATTAATttccttactgtgattgtttttaattaaatggtttaaaaaaaaagaacaaaaaattATTAGCAAAGTTCAATTTCTTAAGCAAGAATTTAGCTTGGActctctgggagtggtctgagagaggtttggaactctttatttgtctattaactaatttaccacctggtgatgtaaccaggcaggccaaaactccatcccaccaacacAGGAttaaatttcaggtggtcttttcaaacagctcttacactaaaaggacattatcataattttcacagtattattccaacctgtggaaatatatatatatatatataaaacacaggtaaatcacatttttgactgcactgggcctttaatgttTCTCCATCACTAACTACTCCCACTGGTTCAGCAGGTAGCAGTGGGCAGCGCTTGGAGGGCtgcttgttttgtttgtttcattcCCCAGCACGAAATCAAAGTGTCACTCAAAGGGGGAACTAACAAAGAGTTACTGACCAACAACCAAAACAGATGGGTTTTatgaggggttctgaaagacatggggttgtccactgaaagttgaatagcaacaacaactggaacctaaaagacacccaccatgagcacACAATACATTTGCccaagaggcaaacaaaagaaagacccacaccaaacttaaagacaggaatCAAACCAAAAAGTTGGCGCAAAACAAAATCAGACAAAGGAACGCTTTTCTATAAACACAGGTgttgaccctccacatctctccagaCAATTGGAgaactgggccagccactcttgaatagcacctgggccagcacaggtgaaacaccttcccactaacgagacgGAAACCAgaacaggtgtaacacatactgagtAACGAGGTGACACCACTCAGCGCCCCCTACGATCTATACGcgctaaagtccaacctcaaaacgtAATTGGAAAAACCAAAATCTTAAATAaattaacattttattggtcacatacacaaatGCTTGAAAACCTGTAACATGTTTGATGGGTCTCTCTGGTAACATGACTTTGTGGGACAGAGCTGCATTAGCATGTGACCTCATTCTCTGGAAATTCACACTGTTGGTCGGAGCACAGCAGGAAACCTGAGAGCAGTAGAGTTAAAGACAGCTGctctggcgtgtgtgtgtacccCCCTACACTGCTCTCCTGTGGTCAATCAGCTCCAGCTCCAGTGATCCTGCATAACTTAACACAACCCATCCAAGGAGGTGGTGGTAAAGTACTGCTTTGGTTGACTGATGAATTGCCAGTGGCTGTAACGGTCGGACCTTGGCACAGAAGCTCACGGCTTACATTAGACATATATTTACTGCACCATTACTCACTGGGACATTGTGAAAACAAACGtgacacaatacattttatttCAGGTTTACAGCTACATTTCTGGAAGtgtaatcatgaatgaatcatgaataatgatgagttagAACGTTACAGAGaaataaatatcatacccccaaaaattgctaacctcccctgttattggtaatggtgagttagcatgttttgggggcgtgatctttgtgcatctgtaacgtTCATTCATTCATGGATAtcagtaatcatggtagcatccacattcatatagaaaatattaaaagtgactccacaataaaagtgactccaatacattatttaccattaatttctattgggcacagcataatccaaaacacaaccaaaacaaactaaatgcagccaacaagtttgtagagtcacaagcttgaggTAGTCAATACATGCTAGGAATATGTAACCAAATACTAAACGTTTGACTTAATTTAATTTTCTAAGTGAATTTGTTCAAATACTTacggggggactagatacataatgTGCATTCATTTCTACACAaaaaaacagatatgtatgaaaatacccttgAATAAAAGGTGACGTTTTGTactgcagggatcatcaactagattcagccgtgtGGCCGATTTGTCTCTTGGGCTCATGGTCGGGGGGgacggaacataattacaaatcatttgtagactgcaaattgacctcaagaagcccaaacagatataaaatttgactaaaacataataatttcaaacattGCTTACATTTGTGTATGATCtcgtctctctattatgcgtgggaatactttgtcTAACTGTTGCATTTATCAGAATCGTATTTTAGACCTTAAACAACCTTTGCTAATTCATGTCTAGGAAATAATATTCACTGAAGTGACAGATCATGAGACCATGTTCCCAGAACCTCATTTGAAGAATTATGATCTATTTCTGTCTTCGAGTTATTTATTAATGGAAAAATAGTTGATGATGAACTGCTGTTCACTCAACTCTAATGGAAACATAGCGAAGACAGCTTGCTTAAAATATGTACTAAAGCCATATCCTCTGCAAGGCTAAGAGTAAGCCTGTATCCAGGGCCCTGAATAGGGTTTCAGTGTATCAGTTGTCCCTTTTCAGTTGTCCCCgtaggccctcattgtaaataatatttttttcttagctgacttgccgaGTAAattaaggttacatttaaaatgtaaaaaatgtcacATCTGGCCCACAATGCCTTATACATGTCTGTCATCTAAACATTTCACTCTTATTATCCACATGTTTATAATTTCAGAGCCTTTACATCAGTCAAATAGTATTATTATTTTCATTTCAGTCCTACTATTGAACCTTCCTTAAGAACAGCTGTTACCTTGGCAGCATAGGCTAACCTTTAACATTTACCCTGTTCCTCAGATCTAGGCAGAGACCCTCTGGTCACAGGGAAGCAGGCGGTGGAGATCAAACACACGCTGAAGGAGCCTCGCTCCCTTACAGATCCGGTCAGGACCACCGGCCACACTGGGGAGCTACGTCTGAGAGATGCCTGCTGGAGACAAGCCAACGGTAAGTTTTTACACCACAATATCCGCAATCCAGAACCTTTTTCCACAATAAAGGGTAATCTAAAGACACTATTGATCAATTATTGTGTGTATGTCAAGTGCTGTTCTTATTTTAGATGCATTAGCAATGGTATGGTGTGTGATTTTCTCTGAAATACTGTAATGTAATTTTCTTGCCCTAAACTAGTCTTATCAAGAAAGAGGAATAGCAATATGTTCCCTCCTCCCTACACCCCCTCCAGTTCTGCATGTGATATGGATGTGGCTGTTAAAAACAGTGTGGTTTAGCATGAGTCATTACCATCACACCGCCATTCAATAATTGACCGTTTATTTGTGGTGATAACAGACAACGAACTTATTTGTATATTTAAAGTCAACTATAAGCTTATTTCACTCACGGTATATCAGTTGTATACATAACAGAAGGGAATATACTTTTGTTGTCCCCCTGTCACCTAGGAACTTGTTTATCGTGTATTATTTATTCAAATACAATGTTGTCATCACTGAAGTTCTTGAAAATCCCTATGTATATTTTGGCCTCAGATTTTGAAGAACAAACTCCTACTGTAACCTTTTTCAAGGACAAGGTAACATCTGataaaataaactaaataaataaaattaaatcgaataaaaatgtattagtcacatgctccgaatacaacaacaaccttacagtgaaatgcttactttcgagcccctaaccgacagtgcagtttcaaaaaatatggaTACGAATAAGAGATAGCATCCTATGTCAGATGCTTTCTGACATAGGATTTGTATCTTAAAACTGCCTTTCCATGTGATATCATCCCACACAGAGCTACCACGTCAGAAGCTGCTTATTTTCCCCTGTGGAGTTGAGGTGGAGGTCAGCTTCTCAGCCTTGTTCTCTAACGTCATGGTTGCCTTCGGCACAGTGAAAACTACTGGCCCCAGGACCCAGGACTGCACTGTTACTCTGAGGAGCACACCTGTGAGTCACCTCTTCACGCTTACTTGTTGATACCTGCCACATCATGTAAAGGGCAGGGTGTGGTGAACAAACAACCACTAATCAGAATTTTGATTTAGTTGCATAACTTCACATGACACTGCAGATAAATATTTGACTGAAAGGACTTTATAATTCCTTGTGAGACCCTAGAAATGTATGCATAATTGTATCCATCTGTAGGCTACACTCACAACAAAACTGAAAACAGAATGTTAAGAAAATATGTTTGAGAGAAGGTTCTAAGAGTTGGTTCTGCAAATGGTGTCTGAACTATTTAAGTTTGTGGTCACAGCTCTCAAGTCTAAAATTGTCGTATGGATATTTATCTGAACCTGACACGGGATAACTCTTTGCAATTTTGAATGTTTATTGCTCATAAAACTACGTTTTATATGTAGAGAACATGCATGTACAAAGGTTGTCAAGAGCGCAGCATCATCCCCTCCCCATTCTAGGGTATATCTTATGCACAGCACACTTATTGGCATAGTTCTGCCTTATGCGGTGTATGCCCTCTTGGCTTTCACGACAGCGTTACACAGTCATTGAATGATGTTTCCCATTTACAAGAATGTTGGCCCATATATAGAGTTCCTAGCTGTAATAAATGGCCGAAGTGAGAAACAAGAGCAGGAAATTGGTGCACAACCGCTTATCAAGTGTTTGCTTCTGTGGCGTGATAACTCCTTGGAGCATACTGACACCTAGTGGTTCAATGCATTATTTTCCCCGTACACAAAACCATTATACCATGTATGtgtaacctttttttaactaggcaagtcagttaataactgataataataataagttcttacttacaatgacagcctaccagggaacagtgggttaactgctttgttcaagggcagaacgacagatttttaccttgtcagctcggggattcattccagcaacctttcagttactggcccaacgttctaaccactaggatacctgccaccccatgtataatgtgtataataataataagtggGTGTGACAGGTTTTGTTGTAGTTGCCTGATGTATTTTATTCCCAACCTCTGTCTAGGCAATGGAGGATATCTTCTCTAGTCCTGGCAGGTCAGGTGAAATGGACTCTCTCTTGCTAAACAACTTGGTTGCTGAAAACACTGACTGTAGCCTCAGACTTTGTGGCCTTCAAAAGCTCCAGGTATGCTTACTTTCTGCGTCCTCATATTTAAAATGGAAAGTATTCAATAATATGGTAGAAAGGTTTACATTTTGCAATCTATCATTTATTCAATGGTTAACTAAATTATGAATAAAAATCTATattctgtttttttctctctgttccAAAGGGATCCTTAGTGATAAAGGTGGACCTACACTATACCCACACGGGCAGCAAGCTGCGGTTGCAAGAGAGCAAACAGCTAGACATAGGAAAGCCTTTGGTAGCATCCTGTGATCAGTACAGGGGACAGCAAGCATTGGTGACCCAGAGACAAGAAGGTGCCCCTTCCCAGAGTATGGGCCACGTTTCACACAGCAAGCAGCCCCCACGTCAAACACTGGGACAGCCAGGTCGCCCCTTCACCAGGAAGGCAGAGTGTGCTGCCAAAGTCCCTACAGCAAGGAGCAACGAACCAGAGGAGAATGATGAGACTGAGCCTCAAGACTTTACCTTCTGATTTCCGCTCTCCACGTCTTTGGAAAAAGGAtagtttagtagtagtagtgactagTGGTCAATAGGATATTTGCTGTTTAGGCTTACATAATTAAATCAGCATGATACATTCTATTTCTCTGGTTAGGCTACATTTCATCAGTTTAATGATggttatgaggtgtgtgtgtgtcagtgtgtgtatacatgtggcATGTGAGTTTGAGGAGATTATCTCCTGGATTATGTTCCTCTCTTAAAGCACTATTCGGTTTTTAGTTCTCAGCATGATACCCAAGCAATATTTATTCTTAAATGATCACAGTATGAAAAAAGCTGACTTTTCTACATGCTTgtgaataataacaataataatacacaTTTCAGCTCTTATGTACCTGTATGTAACTATTAAAATGAATGAAATACCATTTTTAGGACTGTATTATTCAAGATTCATTTATGATTAACACAATTTGTGGTTTTATATTTTAAGTACTTTAATATATCTATTAATATATAGCCTATGTTAACCCTATTAACAACAATGCTACAATTCAATACAATTTCCATGAACTGAaagaaaaaatacaataattcAGGCAAATGTCAAGGAAGGTTAGCTACAATTAAACGTCATATAAGCAGACATGATGAGCAGATGAGGAACAATAGGATATTAGCTAACTAATTCCATTTGCAAATTTGCATAAAAATAAGAAGAATCCTAAACATTTATGACTGAAATGTACCAAACAAAAATACATAGCTAAATAAACAGATTCAAATAGTTTTTAAACATGCTGTCACATTTTCAGATTCAATTGTCTCTGGATAGTTTACTACACATAGCATTCGACATTTGAAAGGTCTATAAAATGCAGAAAATACTATCATTACCTCATAAAGAAAAAGTAATCTAGCTAGCTCACTAGCTACAATTTCGTCAATTTATGCCGCTGCATACTGGGTTATAAACCTAATATCTCCAATCGTTATACAAGCCCTGGTAGCTCGCCGTGATCGTATAGTGGTTAGTACTCTGCGTTGTGGCCGCAGCAACCCCGGTTCGAATCCGGGTCACGGCATTGCGAACACAATGTCACGGCAAAAGGGTATAATTTTTTCTGGATTGTCTTGTTCTTTTTTTTTAAGCTTCAAAATGTTTTATATGTTATCCTCGTTCAGTCATTGCTTGTCGAAGCAATTTTCCGAACACAGCGAACCTATGAAGTCGGCTGTAGTCATTCATATGAAATGTGTTATATGTCCGCTAGGGGGTGGAAGATTCGCTATTCGATAATTGTTGTAAACTCAAAAATATTGTAAACTCAAAAATATTTGGTATAAATTAGTTGGTATAAATCATGATTGCTCTGGCCACTGAGTCATACAATTGGGAAATAAATTCGGATGAGGGATAGCTATCCCGGACGCAAGATGGTGGTATTATTCCTTTTAAGTCATTTGTCATAAACGACGCAGCCTAAAATGAATAATACCGCCATCTTGCGTCTGGTTGGGCTACCCCTCATTCGTTTGACTTTAGGCGCTAAACATTCATAAACATGGAATGCATGGGAGACTGAAAACACCACCTTTGGACCTCCTAGTGCCAATTGGTGGCTTAAGAAAATTAAAGGATGAAATATTCATTTTTGGTATTGCTTATTTAGGGCTTCTGCCCATTTTGTGGACATCGCTCTCGTTGGTTCTCATTGACGTCTGTCTATTCTAAGGGACCGCCCTCTAGCTCAGGTTGCAAGTGGTGAATGGTCACCCATCGTTCGGCCACGGTTTTGCTCCTGGATCTGGATGCGAGCGTCATTTCAATGATTCCACACTGTGGCCAgtgtctgtgttgtgttaacTTCATGGGATAGACTATGCTGCGTCTTGGCAGTAGAATCTTCAGCTGCTGCTAGTCTGGTTGATCGAAAAATGTAGTCATTCTGTGCTGTGTTTAGTTTATTGTTCTGGTCCTAGACGCAGACCAGCAATTCTGTGAGAAGATGTTGAGCCGAATAATGAGTGGCAGCATCAGGAATCTGGATAGAGAATATGACTGCACCGTCAGACTCCTGGATGATACGGAATACACATGCACAATTCAGGTCAGTCACGTGCTCTATATTTTTCCAATAACTGTTTTCCCTCCGCAGAGCATATTGCAAGGCAAGTGCTACAATTGTCTCCGTATAGAAAAGCACGCACAGTGTTTCAGGATGTTACTACCGCAAGGGTCCATACCTCCATTGAAGTTAACATTTAAAATGGTTCAGGTAAGGGATAAGGTTAGGCTTTAGAGTATGGATGTCCCAAGAATTCTGGATAGCACTGACCATTCAGAAAGTGCCCGCATCCCGCAGGACCCACGATAGGCATGATCTGAATCTATCGCTGTGTGAATAACTTGTTTTCTAACACATTTTTTTTGCCGTAGCCTATGCAGGGATCATCAACGTGGGCCGGTGTTCTCTTGCGCGTATGGTCGGGCCGCAGGAACATAATTAAAAATCATTGTATAGAccgcaaattgaccgcaagaagcccaaacataaATAATGttagactaaaacataataatttcaaaccttgcttatgtttgtatacgatcacgtgtctctctattatgcgtgggaatacttgggaacagatttcttaaataaAAATGACTCGGAGCTGAGCTCCTTGTGTTTTTCCAGTCTATTATGGCCaacaataatacaaataatattagtatttattttttgctcagaaaaatTTGGGGGCCAAATGAAACCACCCGCGGACCACTTGCCGGCAGTTGGGAACTCTG
Coding sequences within it:
- the malt3 gene encoding mucosa-associated lymphoid tissue lymphoma translocation protein 1, with translation MKNMIRDLVIVQHPVSVSVPLNYQVNLSVRAEGTGILNYQWFKSDEEEVFGATRPDLTVTAQRSQLYICRVNDQFCNCVFSEWVKVKVPDIAKPGLPVAWRGELHIAVHPAPQTVRQGQRLTLSCSAFGIPIPHYQWYRNGHPLLGKTTNTLQIHNAEADDRGTYLCSVSNVEEERWTEPADVDIEPSNQLKVTAPKLTATDKVALLIGNLNYSHHPDLMAPTMDVHELANLLQQLGFRVVSLLDLTREEMLAAIDKFILLLDRGVYALFYYAGHGYERSGRNYLVAIDAPQPYRPENCVCVQRVMRMMQERRTALSVVLLDTCRTWYNQDCIASEIRPLVPMGNTVYGYATCEDAEAYEVQDGGKSTGIFTKYLNKHILQPEKVTHVLEQVSEDLGRDPLVTGKQAVEIKHTLKEPRSLTDPVRTTGHTGELRLRDACWRQANELPRQKLLIFPCGVEVEVSFSALFSNVMVAFGTVKTTGPRTQDCTVTLRSTPAMEDIFSSPGRSGEMDSLLLNNLVAENTDCSLRLCGLQKLQGSLVIKVDLHYTHTGSKLRLQESKQLDIGKPLVASCDQYRGQQALVTQRQEGAPSQSMGHVSHSKQPPRQTLGQPGRPFTRKAECAAKVPTARSNEPEENDETEPQDFTF